The Herbaspirillum sp. DW155 genomic interval CGTTTACTTAGTTTTTATTTACTTAGTTTTTATGCGCTGCAAAGGGGGACAAGCTCATCCATTCTCACTCAGCGCCATCTCACAATGACAGTCGCGCCCGTGCCGCGCGATATTCTTCCTCGAGCCGGTCGACCATCTCGGCCACCGTGGGGACATCCTCCATCAGACCCACGCCTTGTCCGGCGCCCCAGATATCGCGCCAGGCCTTGGCCTTGCTGCCGCCACCGGAGCCGAAGTTCATCTTGGTCTTGTCCGCCTCGGGCAGGTTGTCCGGATCGAGGCCGGCGTTGACGATGGACTTCTTGAGGTAGTTACCGTGCACGCCGGTGAAGAGGTTGGTGTAGACCACATCGGCTGCGGTGGATTCCACGATAGCCTGGCGATAAGCCTCGTCGATGTTCGATTCGCGCGTGGCCAGCCAGCGCGAACCCATGTAGGCGAAGTCCGCCCCCATGGCCTGGGCCGCCAGTACGGCGTCGCCGGTGGCAATCGCGCCCGACAGGGCCAGCGGTCCCTTGAACATCTTGCGCACCTCGCCCACCAGCGCGAAGGGGGAGAGCGTCCCGGCATGACCACCGGCGCCCGCCGCCACCAGGATCAGCCCGTCGACCCCGGCTTCCAGCGCCTTTTCGGCGTGGCGCAGCGAGATCACGTCATGCAGGACGATGCCGCCATAGCTGTGTACGGCGTCCAGCATCTCTTTGGGCGGAGCGCGCAGGCTGGAGATGATGATGGGCACCTGATGCTTGACGCAGGTGGCGACGTCCTGCGCCAGGCGGTCATTGGACTGGTGCACGATCTGGTTGACCGCGATCGGCCCGACCCGGCGCTGCGGATGGGCGGCCTGCCACTGCGCCAGCTCTTCCTGCAGCTGGGTCAGCCAGGTATCGAGCAACTCGGCCGGGCGCGCGTTGAGCGCAGGAAACGATCCGACCAGCCCGGCCTTGCACTGGGCTGCCACCAGCGCCGGGCCGCTGGCAATGAACATGGGCGAGCAGATGATGGGCAGGCGCAGATCTTGCAATGCTTTGGGGTAAGCAGGGGCTGGTGGCATGGTCGTCTCTCGTGGGTTGTCGTTATCTGAAGGCAACAGGGCTTGGCCTTGTGCCGCTTTTGTCCCGCGATTATAGGACAAAAAGCGACAAAATATAACGGTCGTGCTTTTTGTTGCGTCGTTGGGAAATATTCAGGAAATTATTTATATGATTTACTGTCTTTCCCCGACCATGTGCTATGTTTTCCACAAAGCCTGGTGCAAAACAGGCCAGCAGGCGTTACCGGGGGCGTCTTGCAGACCGGCTCAGCCGGAGGGGCCAAGCCCGACTTTCATTCGTCGTCTTTTGCCGTAGGGGGGAATCATGCAACACTTTGATCTCGTCAATGTCCTCATCATCATTCTGGCCGCTGTCGCACTGATCGGGGGCGCGGTGCTGCACAAGCGCGCACTGAAAAAGTCCCTGATCAATGCCGACAAGCTGGCAGTGCGCCGTTTGCGTCGTTATCGCCAGCAATGAAGACGGGCGCGGGCGGAGCTGCTACCGTGCTGGTAGCAGGGCTGGCGTAGTCTTCGTGCGTGCTTTTTCCACTTCGCACGGCAGTGCACTGTGCAGCAGGCGTTCGCGATGCCATGTGCGGGGGCTACTGCGCTGTAGGGTATCCGTGCCGTCCTGATTGTCCGCTTCTGCTGGCCAGTGGCCATCGCCTGTAGTGATCTGCCGTAGATCCGGTGTCTTCCCGCGTTTTGTCCGGGCAGTGCAGTGCGTACGGGCAGCTCGGATTCATCTCGGCGATTGCACCGCCGGTCAGATACGGATGATGCGCGCCCCGTGCGTAGGGGATCTTCACCTGTGCATAAATTAACAGCTGCGCCTGGCAGCCGGACAGGCTGTGCATAAATCTAAGTGTTTATTTTCGGCGAGGGCGGTGGGATGCGGGTTGGCGGCCGATTTGGACTCTTGAATCTAATGGTCGCCATGCAACGCAAGGTCTGACTGGCGATAAAAGGCCGTCACATGGCCGAATGAACGGCATGGGATTTTCACCTGTGCATAAATTAACAGCGGGCTCGGGCGATTCAGCGCAGTAAGTCCATGTGCTCTGTGGAGAATCAGCCGCGTCACTCGTGCCGCTGTATAGGCGGTTTCGGGGCGATATGAAGGAAACGGCCTCTTGCAGCCTGTTGGCGGCCCTCGCGGCGCGCGGCCTGTGGAAATGTTGAAGGAATGCGCGGTTTGACGAGCGCCGATCCTGGCGGATGGCGGGAGTCAGGTTCGCCATCACCCTAAACCTTGATGCTGGCATCCTCAACTCAGCAGCGAACTCCCGGATCAGTGACCAGCCCTGGATTCTGCACGGGTCAGCATGCGCACAAACCGTTCGCCCAAAGCAAAAACCCTCGCTACTTGCGTAACGAGGGTTTTTGGGGGTAACAAGCCTGACGATGACCTACTTTCACACTGGTTGCAGCACTATCATCGGCGCGAAGTCGTTTCACGGTCCTGTTCGGGATGGGAAGGGGTGGTACCAACTTGCTATAGTCATCAGGCATAACTTGTAAAGTCAGTTGCTCTCGATGGAGCAGCAACTGACCCAAACTGGAAGAAGTATTTAGTAGATTCTTGGGTGTGATGCACTAGGGCAAACACAATATATGCTCAACCTGTCTATAACAGAGCTAATGTTATAGGAACAAGCCGCACGGGCAATTAGTATCAGTTAGCTTAACGCATTACTGCGCTTCCACACCTGACCTATCAACGTCCTGGTCTCGAACGACCCTTTAGGGGAATCTAGTTCCCGGGAAGTCTCATCTCAAGGCGAGTTTCCCGCTTAGATGCTTTCAGCGGTTATCTCTTCCGAACTTAGCTACTCGGCAATGCCACTGGCGTGACAACCGATACACCAGAGGTTCGTCCACTCCGGTCCTCTCGTACTAGGAGCAGCCCCCTTCAAACTTCCAACGCCCACGGCAGATAGGGACCAAACTGTCTCACGACGTTTTAAACCCAGCTCACGTACCACTTTAAATGGCGAACAGCCATACCCTTGGGACCGGCTACAGCCCCAGGATGTGATGAGCCGACATCGAGGTGCCAAACTCCCCCGTCGATATGAACTCTTGGGAGGAATCAGCCTGTTATCCCCAGAGTACCTTTTATCCGTTGAGCGATGGCCCTTCCATACAGAACCACCGGATCACTATGTCCTACTTTCGTACCTGCTCGACTTGTCAGTCTCGCAGTTAAGCACGCTTATGCCATTGCACTATTAGCACGATGTCCGACCGTACCTAGCGTACCTTCGAACTCCTCCGTTACACTTTGGGAGGAGACCGCCCCAGTCAAACTGCCTACCATGCACTGTCCCCGATCCGGATAACGGACCAAGGTTAGAACCTCAAACAAACCAGGGTGGTATTTCAAGGTCGGCTCCACAGAAACTAGCGTTCCTGCTTCAAAGCCTCCCACCTATCCTACACAGATTGGTTCAAAGTCCAATGCAAAGCTACAGTAAAGGTTCATGGGGTCTTTCCGTCTAGCCGCGGGTAGATTGCATCATCACAAACATTTCAACTTCGCTGAGTCTCGGGAGGAGACAGTGTGGCCATCGTTACGCCATTCGTGCAGGTCGGAACTTACCCGACAAGGAATTTCGCTACCTTAGGACCGTTATAGTTACGGCCGCCGTTTACTGGGACTTCAATCAAGAGCTTGCACCCCATCATTTAATCTTCCAGCACCGGGCAGGCGTCACACCCTATACGTCCACTTTCGTGTTTGCAGAGTGCTGTGTTTTTATTAAACAGTCGCAGCCACCATTTTATTGCAACCCTTTTGTCCTTCTGGCGCAGGCCAGTCAAACTACTTGGGCGTACCTTATCCCGAAGTTACGGTACCAATTTGCCGAGTTCCTTCTCCCGAGTTCTCTCAAGCGCCTTAGAATACTCATCTCGCCCACCTGTGTCGGTTTGCGGTACGGTCTCGTTAGACTGAAGCTTAGAGGCTTTTCTTGGAACCACTTCCGATTGCTTCGCGAACAAGTTCGCTCGTCTCATACCCTTGAATTACGCTGCCGGATTTGCCTAACAGCCTTCTTCGATACAAAAACCGGGACATCCAACACCCGGACAACCTTCCGCGATCCGTCCCCCCATCGCATCTAACGACGGTGCAGGAATATTAACCTGCTTCCCATCAGCTACGCATCTCTGCCTCGCCTTAGGGGCCGACTCACCCTGCTCCGATGAACGTTGAACAGGAAACCTTGGGCTTACGGCGTGCGGGCTTTTCACCCGCATTATCGCTACTCATGTCAGCATTCGCACTTCTGATACCTCCAGCATCCTTTACAAGACACCTTCACAGGCTTACAGAACGCTCTCCTACCATATCCTTACGGATATCCGCAGCTTCGGTGACTGGCTTAGCCCCGTTACATCTTCCGCGCAGGACGACTCGATCAGTGAGCTATTACGCTTTCTTTAAAGGATGGCTGCTTCTAAGCCAACCTCCTGACTGTTTTAGCCTTCCCACTTCGTTTTCCACTTAGCCAATCTTTGGGACCTTAGCTGGCGGTCTGGGTTGTTTCCCTCTTGACGTCGGACGTTAGCACCCGGCGTCTGTCTCCCAAGCTCGCACTCATCGGTATTCGGAGTTTGCAATGGTTTGGTAAGTCGCGATGACCCCCTAGCCATAACAGTGCTCTACCCCCGATGGTGATACTTGAGGCACTACCTAAATAGTTTTCGGAGAGAACCAGCTATTTCCAGATTTGTTTAGCCTTTCACCCCTATCCACAGCTCATCCCCTAATTTTTCAACATTAGTGGGTTCGGTCCTCCAGTGCGTGTTACCGCACCTTCAACCTGGCCATGGATAGATCATCTGGTTTCGGGTCTACACCCAGCGACTGAACGCCCTATTCGGACTCGATTTCTCTGCGCCTTCCCTATTCGGTTAAGCTTGCCACTGAATGTAAGTCGCTGACCCATTATACAAAAGGTACGCAGTCACCCCTTACGAGGCTCCTACTGTTTGTATGCACACGGTTTCAGGATCTATTTCACTCCCCTTCCGGGGTTCTTTTCGCCTTTCCCTCACGGTACTGGTTCACTATCGGTCGATTACGAGTATTTAGCCTTGGAGGATGGTCCCCCCATATTCAGACAGGATTTCACGTGTCCCGCCCTACTTGTCGCAAGCCTAGTTCCACACCATCGATTTCGCATACGGGGCTATCACCCACTATGGCCGGACTTTCCATTCCGTTTTGCTATCGTTGATGCTAAATCTTGCAGGCTGATCCCATTTCGCTCGCCACTACTTTGGGAATCTCGGTTGATTTCTTTTCCTGTAGCTACTTAGATGTTTCAGTTCGCCACGTTCGCTTCGTTACCCTATGTATTCAGATAACGATGACCTTACGGCCGGGTTTCCCCATTCGGAAATCTGCGGATCAAAGCTTGTTTGCCAGCTCCCCGCAGCTTATCGCAAGCTACTACGTCCTTCATCGCCTGTAATCGCCAAGGCATCCACCATGTGCACTTATTCGCTTGTTCCTATAACGTTAGCCTCTTTTACAAGAGCGTTATATGAAGCGTTGAGTTTTAGCGTTTGCCGTATTCCAAAGTAAGTCTTCTAATTGCTAAGATCACTTCGTAATACTTTGATTGATACAATCACACCCATTTTTACTTTCGCAAGAACCGTAGTCCTGGCGATCGTTTAAATGAATCTTTACTTCTTCCAGATTGTTAAAGAACAAAAACAGCCATTGATCGTAAAAGATCAAACCTAAATCGCTACGTCATACACGCTGACTTAGGTTTGACATTTCTTGGTGGAGGTTGACGGGATCGAACCGACGACCCCCTGCTTGCAAAGCAGGTGCTCTCCCAGCTGAGCTAAACCCCCGAAACCTTGGTGGGTCTGGTTGGGCTCGAACCAACGACCCCCGCGTTATCAACACGGTGCTCTAACCAGCTGAGCTACAGACCCGCTTGGATCAGTATCAGTAGCCAGTCGATGACCTTGTGTCACAGACCGCGCTTCACCAAATAACTGTTCTTAATTTACAGCCGATAAGTGTGGACGCTTAACTTCGTGCGCACTCTAGAAAGGAGGTGATCCAGCCGCACCTTCCGATACGGCTACCTTGTTACGACTTCACCCCAGTCACGAATCCTACCGTGGTGAGCGCCCTCCTTGCGGTTAGGCTACCCACTTCTGGTAAAACCCGCTCCCATGGTGTGACGGGCGGTGTGTACAAGACCCGGGAACGTATTCACCGCGACATGCTGATCCGCGATTACTAGCGATTCCAACTTCATGGAGTCGAGTTGCAGACTCCAATCCGGACTACGATACACTTTCTGGGATTAGCTCCCCCTCGCGGGTTGGCGGCCCTCTGTATGTACCATTGTATGACGTGTGAAGCCCTACCCATAAGGGCCATGAGGACTTGACGTCATCCCCACCTTCCTCCGGTTTGTCACCGGCAGTCTCATTAGAGTGCCCTTTCGTAGCAACTAATGACAAGGGTTGCGCTCGTTGCGGGACTTAA includes:
- a CDS encoding nitronate monooxygenase family protein, with translation MPPAPAYPKALQDLRLPIICSPMFIASGPALVAAQCKAGLVGSFPALNARPAELLDTWLTQLQEELAQWQAAHPQRRVGPIAVNQIVHQSNDRLAQDVATCVKHQVPIIISSLRAPPKEMLDAVHSYGGIVLHDVISLRHAEKALEAGVDGLILVAAGAGGHAGTLSPFALVGEVRKMFKGPLALSGAIATGDAVLAAQAMGADFAYMGSRWLATRESNIDEAYRQAIVESTAADVVYTNLFTGVHGNYLKKSIVNAGLDPDNLPEADKTKMNFGSGGGSKAKAWRDIWGAGQGVGLMEDVPTVAEMVDRLEEEYRAARARLSL